The genomic window TAACCCATAGGCTTATTGTACGCCTGTTTTTTTATAAGTTATACAATACATTATATTCATGATTTTTGTTTCAATATGTTAAGATATTTGTTTATCCAAAGAGATAAACGCTGTATGCTAGAGGATTAAAATCTAATAGCGAGCAGCTATAACTTAAGGTGGTTATAGCGATGGGGCTCACCTCTTACCATTCCGAACAGAGAAGTTAAGCCCATTAGCGCCGATGGTACTGCATTTGTGGGAGAGTAGGTCGTTGCCTTTTTTAATCCTCAACAAGAAATTGTTGAGGATTTTTTTTGTTATAAACTTAAATGAAAATATAAACTATAAGGCTCTTTGTATGAGTAGGTTATGGTTTTTGAAGACAAAGTCTAGCTTAGGTTCTAATTCATGTTAAGCGATGATATTTAGTTATTTATTTGAAGTTTTTGACGGAATAATCTGTTTTTATAGTGTGGAATAACATTATTAAATAGAAAAATACGTACAACTACGCATTTTTAATAGCCTTTATTTGTCTTATCTTTGTAAAGCTATTAATTAGTTCTTAGGGAGAATTAAAGAAAACTCTAAATTGTAATGATTTAGAGTTTTCGCTTTTTATAAAGTTACGTCTTTCTTCTCATAGCACTTATCTTTTTTACTTTTTAGTAAAATGTTAATAAGCTTTATATCTAGAGGTATTTGGAATTAATTGTTTTTTATATGTAAATGGGTCATTTTAAGTTTTCGTAGATTTACTTCAATTAATTATCCCTGTTAAATTATAGACATGTTTAATTTCGTGCTGTTATTTTAAATTATGGCTCAATAATTGATTTAATCTTTATGAAAATTTAGAAAACTATTGTTTTATGAAAAGTATATTTATAATTGTTGCAGTTCTAGCTTTAAACATAACGCAAGCTCAAATATTAGAGCCTGTGAATTGGGAAACTTCAGTTAATAGGGTATCGGATACCGAATTTGATTTAATAGCAACAGCAACTATAGATTCTGGTTGGCATTTATATTCGCAAACGGTTCCAGAGGATGGACCTATAGCAACGAGTTTTAGTTTTGATGGAAATGGTAAATTTCTTAAAAAGGGGAATACTAAAGAAGATGAAGGTCATGTTGTAGATGATCCTATTTTTGGAATGAAGATAAAATATTTTGATAATAAGGCTATTTTTAAACAGCGTATAAAGATTAAAACTAAAAAGAGCTTTACTGTAGAAGCTGTGGTTAATTTTATGGTATGTAACGATAGTAGATGTTTATCTCCAACAGATGAGGATTTGTTGTTTACGGTAGACTAATTTAGTCTTTAAAGCTATATTTATGTCGTTATTAATATAAAGAAATAGCAGTGATATTATTATATAAAAAAAGTGATCAGCTTAGTTGATCACTTTTTTTATTATTTAAAGTTTACTCAGAGATATTACAATCCGAAAGCAGCTTTTACTTTATCTACATAATCTAATTTCTCCCAAGTAAATAATTCAACATCTAATGTTATTGATTCACCGTTTGGTTGTGAGAATGATTTAGTAACCGTTTCATTTTTACGTCCCATGTGTCCGTATGCAGCGGTTTCGCTATATATAGGTGCTCTAAGTTTTAAACGCTCTTCGATAGCAAATGGACGCATATCGAAAAGTTCTGAAACTTTTTCAGCTATTTCTCCGTCGGTCATATTAAAGGTACAAGTTCCGTAAGTATCTATAAAAATTCCCATAGGTTCAACAACACCAATAGCATAACTAACTTGTACTAAAACTTCACTAGCAACACCTGCTGCTACTAAATTTTTAGCAATATGTCTTGTAGCATAAGCAGCACTTCTGTCTACTTTACTTGGATCTTTTCCTGAGAAAGCACCGCCACCATGTGCGCCTTTACCACCGTAAGTATCTACAATAATTTTTCTACCAGTTAAACCAGTATCACCATGAGGTCCACCAATAACAAATTTACCAGTAGGGTTTATATGATATTTAATATCGTTATTGAATAAATTCTGAATAGTTTCAGGTAAATCTGAAATTACGCGTGGAATTAAAATTTCAACAATATCTTTTCTGATTTTTGCAAGCATAATATCGTCGGCATCAAAATCATCATGTTGTGTAGAAACTACGATGGCATCAATACGTTGTGGTACATTATCATCACTATATTCAATAGTTACTTGACTTTTAGAATCTGGTCTTAAGTAAGTAATATCTTTATTTTCGCGACGTAATTCTGCTAAAACTTTTAAAATCCTGTGAGACAAATCTAAAGCTAATGGCATGAAATTTTCTGTTTCATTACTAGCATAACCAAACATCATACCTTGATCTCCTGCACCTTGTTCTTCTTTGGTTCCGCGATCTACACCTTGACTAATATCGTCTGATTGTTCGTGAATAGCGGAAAGTACGCCACACGAATTTCCATCAAACATATACTCTCCTTTAGTATATCCAATTTTATTGATAGTATCTCTAGCAATTTTTTGAACATCTAAATAAGTTGTTGATTTCACTTCACCAGCAAGTACTACTTGTCCAGTAGTAACAAGGGTTTCGCATGCTACTTTCGATTCGGTATCAAAAGCTAAAAAATTGTCGATTAACGCATCACTAATTTGATCCGCCACCTTATCTGGGTGTCCTTCAGAAACACTTTCTGAAGTAAATAAATAAGCCATATTATATTATTTTATAGCAAGATTTGACGAAAACGTCGAAGGAAGTTTACACTGCCTTTAGCATTTTTATTTGTACTGAGTTCTTTTCAATTTGTTTTGAAAATTTATTTAGTACAAAGAGGTTGCAATCAGTCAAATCTTTCCTCTGTTATATGTGGCTGCAAAAATAGAAAAATAAAAGGAATTGTTAATTCATTTAGACTTTTTTAACCTAAAATTTGCTTAATAATTTTTATTTATAAATATTTGAATAGATAAATTAAACGTTTCTGATATAGAAGGAATTAATTTATAGTATTACATGAAGAATAAGTCCTTAATTAATGCTTCTATTAATGTTATTATGATTATTTCATAAGGCTTGTAAAACGGTTTTTAAAAATCTAAATATGTCAAAAAGCCTCCCTTTTATAGAAGCCTTTTTTTATTGTAAATTTTTCACTTTTTGGGCATAGTAAAAATACTGAATTAAAATACTGATTTATAGTAAGTTAGCATGTGTTTTATGTTTGTGAATTTAACCGATAAATCGAATTAAAAATCGAATTAAAATCCTAATAAATTAATTTCGATTATTATTTTAGATAATGAAGAGTTTTTAATGGAATTCACAATTTCATAAATTTTTAAAATAAAAATATAGTAAAAGATAAAATTATCCGCAACAAAAATGAAGGAACTCAATAAACATAGTAGAAGGTTAACTCAAGATGAATCTCAACCAGCATCTCAAGCGATGTTATATGCGGTAGGATTGACCGATGAGGATATGAAAAAAGCCCAAGTGGGCATTGCAAGTACAGGTTACGATGGTAACCCATGTAATATGCATTTAAATAATTTAGCTGCAGAAGTTAAAATAGAGTGTAAAATAGCCAATTTGGTTGGTTTGGGGTTTAATACTATTGGTGTTAGTGATGGTATTTCAATGGGAACTTCGGGTATGAATTACTCTTTAGCCTCTCGTGATATTATTGCAGATTCTATTGAAACGGTAATGAATGCTCAAAGTTATGATGCACTTGTTTCTGTTGTTGGTTGCGATAAAAATATGCCAGGAGCTGTTATAGCTATGTTACGCTTAAATCGTCCGTCAATTATGATGTATGGTGGTACGATAGCGTCAGGTAAATATAAAGGAAGAAAATTAAACATTGTTTCAGCTTTTGAGGCTTTAGGACAAAAAGTTGCAGGCGAAATTGGTGAAGAAGAATATAGAGATATTATAAAAAGTGCTATACCAGGAGCGGGAGCTTGTGGAGGAATGTATACAGCAAACACTATGGCTTCTGCAATAGAGTGTATGGGATTTGCATTACCTTATAATTCTTCTATTCCTGCTGAGAATCCAAATAAATTATCTGAAAGTGAGAGAACAGCTCTTGCTATAAAAAACCTTTTGGAGTTAGATTTAAAGCCTTTAGATATTATTACTAAAAAATCTATTGAAAATGCTATTGCACTTGTAAACGCATTGGGTGGATCTACAAATGCTGTATTGCACTTTTTAGCAATTGCTCATGCTGCAGATATCGAATTTACATTAGAAGATTTTCAACGTGTTAGCGATAGAACGCCTTTAATAGCAGATTTAAAACCTAGTGGAAAATATTTAATGGAAGATGTTCATGGTGTTGGTGGAACTCCAGCTGTAATGAAATATTTATTAGATAATGGTTATTTATACGGTGATTGTATGACGGTAACCGGAAAAACTTTAGCTGAAAATTTAAAAGATGTTGAAGCACTTTCGTTTGATGAAGATAGTCAAGACGTTATATATCCAAAAGATAAAGCATTAAAATCTTCAGGGAACTTGCAAATCCTTTACGGGAACTTAGCAACGGAAGGTGCTGTAGCAAAAATATCAGGAAACGAAGGTTTATTATTTGAAGGAAAAGCTGTTGTTTACGATGGTGAGCAAGCTGCAAATACTGGGATTTCAAATGGAGAAGTAGAAAGAGGCGATGTTGTCGTTATTAGATATGTAGGTCCAAAAGGAGGTCCAGGAATGCCAGAAATGCTAAAACCAACCTCATTAATTATGGGAGCAGGTTTAGGTAAATCTGTTGCATTAATTACAGATGGTCGTTTTTCTGGAGGAACACACGGTTTTGTTGTTGGGCATATTACCCCAGAAGCACAAGAAGGCGGAACCATTGGTTTATTAAAAACTGGTGATAAAATAAAAATTAGTGCTGAAGATAATTCTATCAACGTATTACTTTCTGATGAAGAATTGGCAGAAAGAAAAACACAATGGGTTCAGCCAGAATTAAAACATACAAAAGGAATATTATATAAATATGCAAAATCTGTTGCATCGGCTTCTAAAGGCTGTGTAACGGATGCGTTTTAACAAACGATTACAAGAGCAAGACGAAAATATATAGAGATGAAAGACACTCAAACCATAGAAAAACAGGAAGGTAAGACGCAAGAGACTATGCGAATTACTGGTAGCGAGGCCATTATTCATTGCTTATTAGCCGAAGGAGTAGATATACTTTACGGTTATCCAGGTGGTGCAATTATGCCTGTTTACGACGAATTGTATAAATTTCAACACAAAATTCATCACGTGTTAACACGTCATGAACAAGGAGCTGCGCATGCAGCACAAGGTTATGCACGTATTTCAGGAAAAGTTGGGGTTGCTATGGCAACTTCAGGACCTGGTGCAACAAATTTAATAACAGGTATTGCTGATGCTCAAATAGATTCTACACCAATAGTGTGTATTACTGGGCAAGTCGCTTCGCATTTGTTAGGTAGTGATGCTTTTCAGGAAACTGATATTGTTGGTATTTCTACACCAGTTACAAAATGGAATTGCCAAGTAACCAAAGCATCTCAAATTCCAGAAGCTATAGCTCAAGCATTTTATATTGCTAAGAGTGGGCGTCCGGGACCGGTTTTAGTAGATATTACTAAAGATGCTCAGTTGGAAGAATTCGATTTTAAATATGAAAAATGTACGGGAATAAGAAGTTATAATCCCATACCAAAAACAGATAAAGAAGCTGTTAAAGCTGCTGCAAAATTAATTAACGCAGCAAAAAAACCAATGATTGTTTGGGGCCAAGGTGTTATTTTAGGTAAAGCCGAAGCAGAATTAAAAGCTGTAATTGAAAAAGCGGGAATTCCTTCAGCTTGGACCATTCTTGGAGCTTCAGCAGTACCAACTTCTCATCCATTAAATATTGGTATGGTTGGTATGCACGGTAATTATGCTCCTAATGTATTAACCAATGAATGCGATGTGTTAATTGCTATTGGTATGCGTTTTGATGATCGTGTTACAGGAAATTTAAAAACCTATGCAAAGCAAGCTAAAGTGATTCATTTTGAAATTGATCCTGCGGAGATTGATAAAAATGTAAAAACAGAAGTGGCTGTTTTGGGAAATTCTAAAGATAGTTTATCACAATTACTTCCTTTATTAAATGAAGCAAATCATGAGGCTTGGTTACAAGAATTTAAAGATTTGTATGCTATTGAGTTCGAAAAGGTTATTAAAGAAGATCTTTCGCCAAGTAAAGAAGGCTTAACCATGGGTGAAGTGATAAAACAGATAAATATTGAGACTAAAGGTAATGCTGCTATAGTTTCCGATGTTGGGCAACACCAAATGATTGCTTGTCGTTATGCCGATTTTAATATCACAAAAAGTAATATTACTTCGGGTGGTTTAGGAACTATGGGCTTTGCTCTTCCAGCAGCTATTGGAGCTAAAATGGCAGCGCCAGATCGCGAGGTGGTTGCTATTATTGGTGATGGTGGTTTTCAAATGAATATTCAAGAATTAGGAACTATTTTTCAGCAAAAAACACCTGTTAAAATTGTAGTTTTAAATAACGAGTTTTTAGGAATGGTGCGCCAATGGCAACAGTTGTTTTTCGATAAGCGCTATGCATCAACGGAAATGACAAATCCTAACTTTGTGGCTATTGCAGAAGGCTATTATATCAAAGCTAGGAAAGTTGAAAAACGTGAAGAGTTGGCAGATGCAGTAAAGGAAATGATTGAATCTAAAGAATCGTATTTCTTAGAAGTTTGCGTAGAGAAAGAAGGAAACGTTTTTCCAATGATTGAAACCGGAGCTTCAGTTTCAGATGTAAGATTGTGCTAATAAATTAAGATCTAAAATAAAATGAATCAAGATATACAATCATTTACGATTTCAATTTATACCGAAAATAATATCGGGTTATTAAATCGTATTTCAGCTATTTTTCAACGTAGACACATAAATATAGAAAGTTTAACAACTTCACAATCGGAAATTGATGGTGTAAATCGCTTTGTTATTGTTGTTAATATGTGCGAAGAACAAGCCATAAAAATTGTTAAACAAATAGAAAAACAAGTAGAAACTATTCGTGCATTTTATCATATTGAAGATGATACTATTTTTACAGAATCGAGTATGTTTAAAATAAGATCTGAATTATTGTTTAACGAACCTCAAATTCAGAATATTATAAAAGAAAGTTATGCTCGAATTGTAACCGTAAATAAAGATTTTTTCGTTTTAGAAAAATCTGGAAGACGTCTAGAAATTGAAAATTTACGCAAGGAACTAAGTGTTTATGGCATTATGCAGTTTGTGCGTTCGGGAAGGATTGCAGTGACTAAAGAAGAAATGAAAGTAACAGAAGTGCTTAAAGCCTTCAATAATAAATACTAATTAAATTATAAAATGGGAAATTATTTTAACACCTTATCATTAAGAGATAAATTAAATCAATTATCTAAATGTAGATTTATGGACTCTTCGGAATTTGAAGATGGTGTAAATGCTTTAAAAGGTAAAAAAATTGTTATAGTAGGTTGTGGTGCACAAGGTTTAAATCAAGGATTGAATATGAGAGATTCTGGTTTAGATATTTCTTATACACTTCGTGACGCTGCCATTGCAGAAAAACGCCAATCTTTTTTAAATGCAAGCGATAATGGTTTTACTGTTGGTACTTACCAAGAGTTAATTCCTACTGCAGATTTAGTATTAAACTTAACACCAGATAAACAACATACAAGTGTAGTAAAAGCGATAATGCCTTTAATGAAAAAAGGAGCAACATTATCTTATTCTCACGGTTTTAATATTGTTGAAGAAGGAACTCAAGTTCGTGAAGATTTAACAGTAATCATGGTAGCTCCAAAATGTCCAGGGACAGAAGTAAGAGAAGAATATAAAAGAGGATTTGGTGTACCAACTTTAATAGCGGTTCATGAAGAAAACGATCCAGAAGGAAAAGGTTGGGCACAAGCAAAAGCTTACGCTGCAGCAACTGGAGGTGATAAAGCAGGTGTTTTAGCATCTTCTTTTATTGCTGAAGTAAAGTCTGATTTAATGGGAGAGCAAACTATTTTATGTGGTTTACTTCAAACAGGATCTATCCTTTGTTTCGATAAAATGGTAGAAAAAGGAATCGATGCAGGTTATGCTTCTAAATTAATTCAATATGGATGGGAAACTATTACAGAAGGTCTTAAATATGGTGGTATTACTAACATGATGGATCGTCTTTCTAATCCAGCAAAAATTAAAGCTTTTGAACTTTCAGAAGAATTAAAAGATATAATGCGTCCATTATTCCAAAAACATATGGATGATATTATTGAAGGTCGTTTTTCTGCAGGTATGATGGCAGATTGGGCTAACGATGATAAAGATTTATTAGGGTGGAGAGCTGCAACTGCAGAAACTGCATTTGAAAAAACACCAGCTGGTGATGTTGAAATTTCTGAACAAGAATTTTATGATAATGGTGTATTAATGGTTGCTATGGTAAGAGCAGGTGTAGAATTAGCTTTTGAAGCTATGACAGATTCTGGAATTATCGAAGCATCGGCTTATTATGAGTCTTTACACGAAACTCCACTTATAGCAAATACAATTGCAAGACGTAAATTATATGAAATGAACGCTGTAATTTCTGATACTGCTGAGTACGGATGTTATTTATTCGATCACGCTTGTAAGCCTTTATTAGCAGATTTCATGAAAACTGTTGATACTGATATTATCGGAAAACCTTATGCTACTAGTAATGGTGCAGGTGTAGATAATGCTAAATTAATTGAAGTAAATGCTGCTTTAAGAAATCACCCAGTTGAAAAAGTTGGAACGTTCTTAAGAGCATCTATGACGGCTATGAAGCCAATAGTTTAAGGATTTAAATAAATATTTTAGACCTGTCAAGTTTTTATTAACTTGACAGGTCTTGTTAAATAAAACAACCTGTAAGATTTCGTAAATCTTGCTGGTTACTAAAATTAAAAATTAATGAAGGAGATCACTTACTTTCCTAGTATTAATAATATAAAGCGAGCTGCTGATACTATAAAAAAAGTGTCGGCAGTTACGCCTTTAGGGCAAAGCCTTCGTCTTTCAGAAAATTTTGAAGCTAATATTTTTTTAAAACGAGAAGATTTACAGCAAGTACGCTCGTATAAAATACGTGGTGCTTATAATAAAATAAGTTCTCTAACTCAAGAGGAAGCTCAAAATGGAGTAGTTTGTGCTAGTGCAGGAAACCATGCGCAAGGTGTGGCTTTATCTTGTAAATTACTTAAAATCAAAGGCACTATTTATATGCCTACACCAACGCCAAATCAGAAAATAGAACAAGTTAAAATGTTTGGTGGCGATTTTATCAATATTAAACTCGAAGGAGATACGTTTGATGATGCCAACAATGCCGCAGCTGAAGAATGTACAGCATTAGGTAAGAGCTTTATTCACCCTTTTAATGATGAAAAAGTTATTGAAGGTCAAGGTACTGTTGGACTTGAAATTTTAGAACAAGCCACAGAACCTATAGATTATGTGTTTATAGCTGTTGGAGGTGGCGGATTGGCATCTGGTTTATCAACTGTTTTTAAAGAACTTTCTCCAAATACTAAAATTATTGGTGTGGAACCAGAAGGTGCGCCATCGATGACCACTTCAATCAAAAATAATAAGAACACTGAAATCCAGACTATAGAAAAATTTGTTGATGGCGCAGCGGTAAAACGAGTAGGCGACTTAACCTTTGCAATCTGTAAAGAAAATTTACATGCCATGATAACTGTTCCGGAAGGTAAAGTGTGCCAAACAATCTTAGAACTTTATAACAAGGATGCTATTGTGGTAGAACCTGCTGGAGCTTTAAGTATATCTGCATTAGATTTTTATGCAGAAGAAATAAAAGGAAAAAACGTAGTTTGTGTAGTTTCTGGGAGTAATAATGATATAACCCGAACAGCAGAAATAAAAGAACGTGCCTTGCTGTATGCTAATTTAAAGCATTATTTTATTGTGAAATTTCCGCAAAGAGCTGGAGCTTTAAAAGAATTTGTTGTTGAAATTTTAGGACCAGACGATGATATTACACATTTTCAATACGCTAAAAAAACAAATCGTGAAAACGGTTCGGCTGTAGTTGGTATTGTGCTTAAATCTGCAAAAGATTTAGAACCGCTTATAGCCAAAATGAAAGAACGAAATTTCTTTGGAGATTACTTAAATGATAAGCCCGATTTATTTCAGTTTTTAGTGTAGTTTCAAATTTTATAAAACATAATTTCAAATTCTTTTTAATTTCCCGTTTATTATATAGGTTTTAAGATATTTTTTGAGGTATCGTAGTTTTATAATTTATATTTTAACGCAAACGTTTGAGTTGTAAGTATCTTATTTCGTTCTAATTAATATATTAATAATACTGTATTTTTTAGTAGATTGGAGCTGTTTTGTTCTCATTTCGATGAGAATATTAATACCTTTACTTTACTACAAAATACAATATTTTAATATGAAAACTAAATTTCAAGAAATTCCAGAAGCATATAAGATAGATTCTTTATTTCACCAATCAACTTATTTGGTTAATGGAGAACTTAAACACTGGGAAGGAGAAACGGCAGAAGTATATTCTACGATTTCATCTACTAAAGATTATAAACCAACCGTATTAGGTACCATTCCTCAGTTAGGAGAAGCCGAAGCTTTAGAGGCTTTAGAATCTGCAACTAATGCCTATGATAAAGGACAAGGTTTATGGCCAACTATGAAAGTGATTGATAGAATTGCTTGCATGGAAAAGTTTGTTGAAGAAATGAAAACCAAACGCGAAGAAGTTGTAAAACTTTTGATGTGGGAAATTGGAAAAAACTTACCAGATTCTGAAAAAGAGTTTGATAGAACAGTCGATTATATTTATGATACCATTGAAGGATATAAACAAATAGATAGAGACTCGGCAAAATTCGAGAAAAACTCTGGGGTTTATGCACATATTCGTCGTGGTCCATTAGGTGTAGTATTATGCCTAGGGCCATATAATTATCCTTTAAATGAAACTTTTACACTGTTAATTCCTGCATTAATCATGGGGAATCCTGTAGTGTTTAAACCAGCAAAAATAGGTGTACTATTAATTTCACCTTTACTAGAAGCTTTTCAGAGTAGTTTTCCAAAAGGCGTCGTTAATATTGTTTATGGTCGTGGTCGTGTTTTGGCAACACCAATTATGCAATCGGGTAAAATTGATGTGTTGGCTTTAATAGGTAATAGTGAATCTGCAAATGCATTGCAAGCGCAGCATCCAAAAGGGAATAGATTGCGTATGGTTTTAGGTTTAGAAGCTAAAAACCCAGCAATAGTTTTACCAGATGCCGATTTAGATTTAGCAGTAGAAGAATGTTTAGCGGGAACACTTTCGTTTAACGGACAACGCTGTACGGCTTTAAAAGTAATATATGTTCACGAATCGGTTGTCGAAGAATTTAATAGATTGTTTGCTTTTAAAGTAGATCAACTTAAATTTGGAAACCCATGGGAAGCAGGAGCAAAATTAACACCACTTCCAGAGAAAGAGAAGCCAGGGTATATTCAAGAATTAATTGATGATGCTAAAGATAAAGGTGCAGAAATTTTAAATAAAAAAGGAGGAGAAACTACAGATAATTTTATTTTTCCAGCGGTACTTTATCCTGTAACAAAAGATATGCGTGTATTTAAAGAAGAACAATTTGGACCAGTGGTACCAGTGGTTTCTTTTTCAGATATCGAAGAACCTCTTCATGATATGGCAGAGTCTGATTATGGACAACAAGTAAGTTTGTTTGGTCAAAATGTGCATACACTTTCACCGTTAATTGATACTTTGGTTAATTTAGTTTGCCGAGTAAATTTAAACAGCTCATGCCAACGTGGACCAGATGTTTATCCTTTTACAGGAAGAAAAGATTCGGCTTATGGAACATTAAGTGTGCACGATGCTTTACGTTCTTTTTCAATTAGAACCTTTGTTGCTTCAAAAGATAACGCTTATAATAATGCTATTTTAAAAGAATTATTAGAGAAGAAAACATCTAACTTTATTAGCACAGACTATATTTTATAATAAAGAGAAAATCACATAAATTACCTGAAAAAATAATTTTATCTTTAGGCTTCTAGTAGTGCAGAATTTTTCACTGAAAAATATTGCACTACTAGAAGCCTTTATATATGTATATTTGATACATTGAAGATTCCTGTAAAAATTTAATTTAAACTAAAATGACTAAAATGAAAATAGCAAAGTATGTATTAGTTGCTGCGTGTTCTGCAGTAGTATTAATAGGATGTGGAGGAAAAGAAGAAAAGAAGAAAGAAGGCTTTTCTTATGATAAAAAAACAGAGGTTGTAAAAACAGTTGAAAGCAACGCCAACGATGTGGTTATTACAGGAAATGATGCCATGCAATTTAATAAGAAAGAAATTAAAGTAAAAGCTGGGGAAAAAATTAAAATCACCTTAAAGCATATTGGTAAAATGGATAAAAATGTCATGGGACATAATTTCGTTTTACTTAAAAAAGGGGTAAGTCTTTCAGCATTTGGAAATAAAGCAGCTACAGCCAAAGCAACACAATATATTCCAGATAATGGTAAAGATGTTATTGCTCATACTGATATTGTTGGTGCTGGCG from Algibacter sp. L1A34 includes these protein-coding regions:
- a CDS encoding NADP-dependent glyceraldehyde-3-phosphate dehydrogenase, which translates into the protein MKTKFQEIPEAYKIDSLFHQSTYLVNGELKHWEGETAEVYSTISSTKDYKPTVLGTIPQLGEAEALEALESATNAYDKGQGLWPTMKVIDRIACMEKFVEEMKTKREEVVKLLMWEIGKNLPDSEKEFDRTVDYIYDTIEGYKQIDRDSAKFEKNSGVYAHIRRGPLGVVLCLGPYNYPLNETFTLLIPALIMGNPVVFKPAKIGVLLISPLLEAFQSSFPKGVVNIVYGRGRVLATPIMQSGKIDVLALIGNSESANALQAQHPKGNRLRMVLGLEAKNPAIVLPDADLDLAVEECLAGTLSFNGQRCTALKVIYVHESVVEEFNRLFAFKVDQLKFGNPWEAGAKLTPLPEKEKPGYIQELIDDAKDKGAEILNKKGGETTDNFIFPAVLYPVTKDMRVFKEEQFGPVVPVVSFSDIEEPLHDMAESDYGQQVSLFGQNVHTLSPLIDTLVNLVCRVNLNSSCQRGPDVYPFTGRKDSAYGTLSVHDALRSFSIRTFVASKDNAYNNAILKELLEKKTSNFISTDYIL
- the azu gene encoding azurin, which codes for MKIAKYVLVAACSAVVLIGCGGKEEKKKEGFSYDKKTEVVKTVESNANDVVITGNDAMQFNKKEIKVKAGEKIKITLKHIGKMDKNVMGHNFVLLKKGVSLSAFGNKAATAKATQYIPDNGKDVIAHTDIVGAGETSIVEFDAPEPGTYDFLCSFPGHYVMMKGKLIVE